Proteins encoded by one window of Pseudomonas coleopterorum:
- the urtE gene encoding urea ABC transporter ATP-binding subunit UrtE, translating to MLQVDQLHQYYGGSHILRGLSFDVNIGEVTCLLGRNGVGKTTLLKCLMGLIPAKQGSVAWEGKPITAFKPHQRVHAGIAYVPQGREIFGRLTVEENLLMGLSRFPGSEAREVPAFIYELFPVLLQMKHRRGGDLSGGQQQQLAIGRALASRPRLLILDEPTEGIQPSVIKEIGAVIKQLAARGDMAILLVEQFYDFAAELADQYLVMSRGEIVQQGRGENMETEGVRGLVTI from the coding sequence ATGCTCCAAGTCGACCAGCTTCACCAATACTACGGCGGCAGCCATATCCTGCGCGGCCTGTCGTTCGATGTGAACATAGGCGAAGTGACCTGTCTGCTCGGGCGCAACGGCGTGGGCAAGACCACCTTGCTCAAGTGCCTGATGGGCCTGATCCCGGCCAAGCAAGGCAGCGTGGCCTGGGAAGGCAAGCCGATCACCGCATTCAAACCGCATCAGCGGGTACACGCTGGCATCGCCTACGTGCCCCAGGGCCGCGAGATCTTCGGCCGCCTGACGGTCGAGGAAAACCTGCTGATGGGGCTTTCGCGCTTTCCCGGCAGCGAAGCGCGCGAGGTGCCGGCGTTCATCTACGAACTGTTTCCAGTACTGCTGCAGATGAAGCATCGCCGTGGTGGCGACCTGTCCGGTGGTCAACAGCAACAACTGGCAATCGGCCGCGCTCTGGCGAGCCGACCGCGCCTGCTGATTCTCGACGAGCCCACCGAAGGCATCCAGCCTTCGGTGATCAAGGAGATCGGCGCCGTGATCAAGCAGCTCGCTGCGCGTGGCGACATGGCCATATTGCTGGTCGAACAGTTCTATGACTTCGCCGCCGAGCTGGCCGATCAGTACCTGGTCATGTCGCGCGGCGAGATCGTCCAGCAGGGTCGTGGTGAAAACATGGAAACCGAGGGTGTGCGTGGCCTGGTAACCATTTAA
- a CDS encoding membrane-targeted effector domain-containing toxin — protein sequence MTGTTPLSAANVSAIADRYYENFPDLRGSAHDWGTKLLKFHTGLDLDPDTVYWHDFDNAQNNPRAFTGQQHMGKPAETLTVTELVLRRFKTFYQVNFDLLDQMSGFYTVQHAGLYNETNEVPLAPSQIMQEFWATDFSTHYQKRLDSFLRNYADDGRVLVKILFFSFVWNAYNTGALSNKELRLVFDAFAGPISGAPTLEDMKRLHTTRKTTVVKSFTLGDLSSYDILRITTGQGPEILYMPAGWFRTFHNEQQMYDWVAETAALEQGRERLIAHFDTRGESNTPPRTLLLATLERIRTTPWQAGQRLLNGSATTIEKDVFTFLFDSVGNRLKLDAKQLLNSNHELRKDLFLVDLEAFMRIITPLAPGDSIVALVAVAAGSVAFGSHLAQAVHGSTKSVRQAAFKAAILDALNIIMDMPLLRGVGDEAIGELGNFEELGAALDLDTEELAQIDRVTPGDSSLDLIATDEDLTGLPEGTGIYQGVFTNPDGQYYIRLAGKIFQVVHIDTLDRWVIVDPIAPQQIAGSYPVQRDWKGRWELFTVTAPENVATHTDALAAFDTSPGFRDVIAMLINPNAKQLMTGPIDSVLRGARSQLIEVRQALADKAQAFFLAATPQQSPRLPTPSSTMTPKEFFTQVYATNTGLVINETRNAVGSCQLLIKYMSTLKAQQVKTLYVQGLLKDLHQDLLDQFQQNGIFGRDLEKRLRDLHNRGTGLDSGRYTLRQVLVEARRQGIVIKALDCAASLSTDGLSSAVPPLQQRLRVYYAYARIEALQSIKSDEKWLALTDQTLANHYDRTPGLANLTGVPSLRVTRVDSGQPLRFGVDAGEVVTAGLVPIRGDIRLKMPAADSGPRVDH from the coding sequence ATGACCGGAACCACCCCTTTATCTGCTGCGAACGTCAGCGCCATCGCCGACCGCTACTACGAGAACTTCCCCGACCTGCGAGGATCGGCCCACGACTGGGGGACCAAGCTGCTCAAGTTCCATACCGGCCTGGACCTGGACCCGGACACCGTTTATTGGCACGACTTCGACAACGCCCAGAACAACCCTCGGGCCTTTACCGGGCAACAGCATATGGGCAAACCCGCAGAGACGCTCACCGTCACCGAGCTGGTGCTGCGCCGATTCAAGACGTTCTACCAAGTGAACTTCGACCTGCTCGATCAGATGTCCGGGTTCTACACCGTTCAACACGCCGGGCTCTACAACGAAACGAACGAGGTGCCATTGGCGCCCTCGCAGATCATGCAGGAATTCTGGGCAACCGATTTCTCGACCCACTATCAGAAACGCCTGGACAGCTTCCTGCGCAATTACGCCGATGACGGCCGCGTGCTGGTCAAGATCCTGTTCTTCAGCTTCGTCTGGAACGCCTACAACACCGGCGCGCTGAGCAACAAGGAACTCAGGCTGGTGTTCGATGCGTTCGCCGGGCCGATCTCGGGAGCGCCCACGCTGGAAGACATGAAGCGGCTGCACACCACTCGCAAGACGACGGTGGTCAAGAGTTTCACGCTGGGTGATCTGAGCTCCTACGACATCCTGCGCATCACCACCGGCCAGGGGCCGGAAATCCTCTACATGCCGGCCGGCTGGTTCCGAACCTTTCACAACGAACAACAGATGTACGACTGGGTGGCCGAGACTGCCGCTCTCGAGCAGGGACGCGAGCGTCTGATCGCACACTTCGATACACGCGGGGAGTCGAACACGCCACCGCGCACGCTGCTCCTGGCCACGTTGGAGCGCATCCGCACCACTCCATGGCAAGCCGGACAGCGCCTGCTCAACGGCAGCGCCACAACGATCGAAAAAGATGTCTTCACTTTTCTGTTCGACAGCGTGGGCAATCGGCTGAAGCTAGACGCCAAACAGTTGCTCAACAGCAACCATGAGCTACGCAAGGACCTGTTTCTGGTCGATCTGGAGGCGTTCATGCGAATCATCACACCGCTGGCTCCAGGCGACTCGATCGTGGCACTGGTAGCGGTCGCGGCTGGGTCGGTTGCCTTTGGCAGCCACCTCGCCCAGGCTGTGCACGGCTCGACCAAGAGCGTGCGCCAGGCCGCTTTCAAGGCCGCGATACTGGACGCGTTGAACATCATTATGGACATGCCGCTGTTGCGCGGTGTGGGTGACGAGGCCATTGGCGAACTGGGCAACTTCGAAGAGCTGGGTGCGGCGCTCGACCTGGATACCGAAGAGCTGGCCCAGATAGATCGTGTGACGCCCGGCGACTCGTCGCTCGATCTCATTGCGACGGACGAAGACTTGACCGGATTGCCGGAGGGAACCGGCATCTATCAGGGCGTGTTCACCAATCCCGATGGTCAGTACTACATTCGCCTGGCGGGCAAGATCTTTCAGGTCGTCCACATCGACACGCTTGACCGCTGGGTGATCGTCGATCCGATCGCACCGCAACAGATCGCCGGCAGCTACCCCGTGCAGAGAGACTGGAAAGGCCGCTGGGAGCTGTTCACTGTGACCGCACCCGAAAACGTAGCCACCCACACCGATGCGCTGGCCGCATTCGACACGTCGCCAGGCTTTCGCGATGTCATCGCGATGCTGATCAACCCCAATGCGAAGCAGTTGATGACCGGTCCCATCGACAGCGTGCTGCGTGGCGCACGGTCGCAGTTGATCGAGGTGCGCCAAGCCCTTGCGGACAAAGCGCAGGCGTTTTTCCTGGCCGCCACACCACAGCAGAGTCCACGACTGCCGACGCCCAGCAGTACCATGACACCCAAGGAGTTTTTCACTCAGGTCTATGCCACCAATACCGGACTGGTCATCAACGAAACCCGGAATGCCGTCGGCAGTTGCCAATTGCTGATCAAGTACATGTCAACGCTCAAGGCGCAGCAGGTCAAGACCCTCTATGTCCAAGGGCTGCTCAAGGACCTTCACCAGGACCTGCTCGACCAGTTTCAGCAAAACGGAATATTCGGCCGCGATCTGGAAAAAAGGCTGCGCGATCTGCACAACCGTGGCACCGGCCTGGACAGTGGCCGCTACACGTTGCGTCAAGTGCTGGTGGAGGCGCGACGCCAGGGGATCGTCATCAAGGCGCTGGACTGCGCCGCCAGCCTGTCCACCGACGGTCTGAGCAGCGCTGTGCCACCTCTGCAACAACGCTTGCGCGTCTACTATGCGTACGCGCGCATCGAAGCTTTGCAGAGCATCAAGTCAGACGAAAAGTGGCTGGCCCTCACCGACCAGACCTTAGCCAACCACTATGACCGAACCCCTGGCCTGGCCAACCTCACCGGCGTCCCCAGTCTGAGGGTCACACGGGTGGACAGTGGTCAACCATTACGTTTCGGCGTCGATGCCGGCGAAGTGGTGACAGCGGGCCTGGTACCGATCCGCGGCGACATCCGCCTGAAAATGCCAGCGGCTGACAGCGGTCCGCGCGTCGATCACTGA
- the ureC gene encoding urease subunit alpha: MKISREAYADMFGPTVGDKVRLADTDLWIEVEKDFTTYGEEVKFGGGKVIRDGMGQGQLLAAEVVDTLITNALIIDHWGIVKADVGLKDGRIAAIGKAGNPDIQPDVTIAIGASTEVIAGEGMILTAGGIDTHIHFICPQQIEEALMSGVTTMIGGGTGPATGTNATTCTSGPWHMARMLQAADAFAMNIGFTGKGNASLPEPLIEQVKAGAIGLKLHEDWGTTPAAIDNCLSVADQYDVQVAIHTDTLNESGFVETTLAAFKGRTIHTYHTEGAGGGHAPDIIKACGFANVLPSSTNPTRPFTRNTIDEHLDMLMVCHHLDPSIAEDVAFAESRIRRETIAAEDILHDLGAFSMISSDSQAMGRVGEVITRTWQTADKMKKQRGPLPEDAEGNDNFRAKRYIAKYTINPAITHGISHEVGSVEIGKWADLVLWRPAFFGVKPTLILKGGAIAASLMGDANASIPTPQPVHYRPMFASFDGSRHATSLTFISQAALDAGMPAQLGLKKRIAVVKGCRSVQKTDLIHNGYLPDIDVDPQTYQVKADGVLLWCEPADVLPMAQRYFLF, encoded by the coding sequence ATGAAGATTTCCAGAGAAGCCTACGCCGACATGTTCGGCCCCACCGTCGGTGACAAAGTCCGCTTGGCCGACACCGACCTGTGGATCGAAGTGGAAAAGGACTTCACTACCTACGGCGAAGAAGTCAAATTCGGCGGCGGCAAGGTCATCCGCGATGGCATGGGTCAAGGCCAGTTGCTGGCCGCCGAAGTGGTCGACACGCTGATCACCAATGCCCTGATCATCGATCACTGGGGCATCGTCAAGGCCGACGTCGGCCTCAAGGACGGGCGCATCGCGGCCATTGGCAAGGCCGGCAACCCCGACATCCAGCCCGATGTAACCATTGCCATCGGCGCCAGCACCGAAGTGATCGCCGGTGAAGGCATGATCCTCACTGCTGGGGGCATCGACACCCACATTCACTTCATCTGCCCGCAGCAGATCGAAGAGGCACTGATGAGCGGCGTCACCACCATGATCGGCGGCGGCACCGGGCCGGCCACCGGCACCAACGCGACCACCTGCACCTCTGGCCCCTGGCACATGGCGCGCATGCTCCAGGCCGCCGATGCCTTCGCCATGAACATCGGCTTCACCGGCAAGGGCAACGCCAGCCTGCCCGAGCCGCTGATCGAACAGGTCAAGGCCGGCGCCATCGGCCTCAAACTGCACGAAGACTGGGGTACCACGCCTGCGGCCATCGACAATTGCCTGAGCGTGGCCGACCAGTACGACGTGCAGGTCGCCATCCATACCGACACACTCAACGAGTCGGGCTTCGTCGAGACCACCCTCGCCGCTTTCAAGGGCCGCACCATTCACACCTACCACACCGAAGGCGCCGGCGGCGGCCACGCCCCGGACATCATCAAGGCCTGCGGCTTCGCCAACGTATTGCCCAGCTCGACCAACCCGACCCGCCCGTTCACCCGCAACACCATCGACGAGCACCTGGACATGCTCATGGTCTGCCATCACCTGGACCCCAGCATCGCCGAGGACGTGGCCTTCGCCGAAAGCCGCATTCGACGCGAGACCATTGCCGCCGAAGACATCCTGCACGACCTGGGTGCGTTCTCCATGATCAGCTCCGACAGCCAGGCCATGGGTCGGGTCGGCGAGGTGATCACGCGCACCTGGCAGACCGCCGACAAGATGAAGAAACAACGCGGCCCGCTGCCCGAAGACGCCGAGGGCAACGACAACTTCCGCGCCAAGCGCTACATCGCCAAGTACACCATCAACCCGGCCATCACCCATGGCATCAGCCACGAAGTGGGTTCGGTCGAAATCGGCAAATGGGCTGACCTGGTGCTCTGGCGTCCGGCCTTCTTCGGCGTCAAACCAACCTTGATCCTCAAGGGAGGCGCCATCGCGGCCAGCCTCATGGGCGACGCCAACGCCTCTATTCCTACGCCGCAGCCGGTGCACTACCGCCCCATGTTCGCCAGCTTCGACGGCTCGCGCCACGCCACCAGCCTGACCTTCATCAGCCAGGCCGCGCTGGACGCCGGGATGCCTGCACAGCTGGGCTTGAAGAAGCGGATCGCCGTGGTGAAAGGCTGCCGCTCGGTGCAGAAGACCGACTTGATCCACAACGGCTACTTGCCCGACATCGACGTCGACCCGCAGACCTATCAGGTCAAGGCCGACGGCGTGCTGCTGTGGTGCGAACCGGCCGACGTGCTGCCCATGGCGCAGCGCTACTTTCTGTTCTGA
- a CDS encoding GNAT family N-acetyltransferase: MIRDATERDLPGICAIYNDAVLNTTAIWNEQPVDLANRQAWFEARKAQNYPILVAEEHGEVSGYASFGDWRPFEGFRYSVEHSVYVRNDQRGKGLGARLMQVLIERARERGKYVMVAAIESGNQASVHLHERLGFVTTGQMPQVGIKFGRWLDLTFMQLALNPGAEPPQESA; the protein is encoded by the coding sequence ATGATTCGTGACGCCACCGAGCGCGACCTGCCAGGGATCTGCGCGATCTACAACGATGCGGTGCTCAACACCACCGCGATCTGGAACGAGCAGCCGGTCGACCTGGCCAACCGCCAGGCCTGGTTCGAAGCGCGCAAGGCGCAAAACTACCCGATCCTGGTCGCCGAGGAACACGGCGAGGTCAGCGGCTATGCGTCGTTCGGCGACTGGCGCCCGTTCGAAGGCTTTCGCTACAGCGTCGAGCACTCGGTCTATGTGCGCAACGACCAGCGCGGCAAAGGCCTGGGCGCGCGCCTGATGCAGGTGCTCATCGAGCGGGCCCGCGAACGCGGCAAATACGTCATGGTGGCCGCCATCGAAAGCGGCAACCAGGCATCGGTTCATCTGCACGAACGCCTGGGCTTCGTCACCACCGGGCAAATGCCGCAGGTGGGCATCAAGTTCGGCCGCTGGCTGGACCTGACCTTCATGCAACTGGCCCTCAACCCCGGCGCCGAGCCGCCACAGGAGTCGGCTTGA
- a CDS encoding DnaJ C-terminal domain-containing protein, which translates to MDFKDYYKILGVEPTADEKAIKTAYRKLARKYHPDVSKEKDAEDKFKEASEAYEALSNADKRAEYDELRKYGQHGRPFQGPPGWQGRGGGGFHEESAGDFSDFFSTIFGNSGGGRGAAGGNPFGRGGQQRSPARNGQDVEMELSISLEETLADESKKISFKVPQYNAGGQRLTDVVKNLNVKIPAGVADGERIRLKGQGAPGVAGGASGDLFLTLRLAVHPLFEVDSHDLIIQVPLAPWEVALGTKVAVPTLTGRINLTIRPDSQNGQRLRVKGMGLKNKQGGRGDLFAQIKVVMPPAGDEDTKAAWATLAKRADFDPRENWAR; encoded by the coding sequence ATGGATTTCAAAGACTACTACAAGATTCTGGGCGTCGAGCCGACGGCGGACGAGAAGGCGATCAAGACCGCCTACCGCAAGCTTGCACGTAAATATCACCCCGACGTCAGCAAGGAAAAGGACGCCGAGGACAAGTTCAAGGAAGCCAGCGAGGCCTACGAAGCGCTGAGCAATGCCGACAAGCGTGCCGAATACGACGAGCTGCGCAAGTACGGCCAGCACGGTCGCCCGTTCCAGGGACCGCCGGGCTGGCAGGGGCGGGGCGGCGGTGGTTTCCATGAGGAAAGCGCCGGTGACTTCTCGGATTTCTTCAGCACCATTTTCGGCAACAGCGGCGGCGGTCGTGGTGCAGCCGGCGGCAATCCGTTCGGGCGCGGTGGGCAGCAGCGCAGCCCGGCGCGCAATGGCCAGGACGTGGAGATGGAGCTGTCGATTTCGCTCGAGGAAACCCTCGCCGACGAGTCGAAGAAGATCAGCTTCAAGGTGCCGCAATACAACGCGGGCGGTCAGCGTCTGACCGATGTGGTCAAGAACCTCAACGTGAAGATTCCCGCAGGCGTTGCCGACGGCGAACGCATCCGCCTCAAGGGCCAGGGTGCGCCCGGGGTTGCGGGCGGTGCCAGCGGCGATCTGTTCCTGACTTTACGCCTGGCCGTTCACCCGTTGTTCGAGGTGGACAGCCACGACCTGATCATCCAGGTGCCGTTGGCCCCTTGGGAAGTGGCGTTGGGCACCAAGGTGGCCGTACCCACCTTGACCGGCCGGATCAACCTGACGATCCGCCCGGACAGCCAGAATGGTCAGCGCCTGCGAGTCAAGGGCATGGGCCTGAAGAACAAGCAGGGCGGGCGGGGTGATCTGTTCGCGCAGATCAAGGTGGTCATGCCCCCTGCGGGTGACGAGGACACCAAGGCAGCCTGGGCGACATTGGCCAAGCGCGCCGACTTCGATCCGCGCGAGAACTGGGCGCGCTGA
- a CDS encoding urease subunit gamma: MDLTPREKDKMLIFTAGLVAERRLARGLKLNYPEAMALISAALLEGARDGQTVAQLMHYGTTLLSREQVMEGIPEMIPEIQVEATFPDGTKLVTVHQPIA; the protein is encoded by the coding sequence ATGGACCTGACACCTCGCGAAAAAGACAAGATGCTCATCTTCACTGCCGGCCTGGTCGCCGAGCGCCGTCTGGCCCGTGGCCTCAAGCTGAATTACCCGGAGGCCATGGCATTGATCTCCGCCGCCCTGCTCGAAGGCGCCCGCGATGGCCAGACGGTCGCCCAACTGATGCATTACGGAACCACCCTGCTCAGTCGCGAACAGGTCATGGAGGGCATCCCCGAAATGATCCCGGAGATCCAGGTGGAGGCCACGTTTCCCGACGGCACCAAGCTGGTCACCGTTCATCAACCCATCGCCTGA
- a CDS encoding urease subunit beta, producing MIPGQYQIQPGNIELNAGRRTLSLTVANSGDRPIQVGSHYHFFETNDALHFDRAASRGMRLNIPAGTAVRFEPGQSREVELVDLAGLRRVYGFAGRVMGDL from the coding sequence ATGATTCCCGGCCAATACCAGATCCAGCCTGGCAACATCGAACTCAATGCCGGCCGGCGCACGCTGAGCCTGACCGTGGCCAACAGTGGCGATCGACCGATTCAGGTGGGGTCGCACTATCACTTCTTCGAGACCAACGATGCGCTGCACTTCGACCGTGCCGCCAGCCGGGGCATGCGCCTGAACATTCCTGCGGGAACCGCAGTGCGCTTCGAACCGGGCCAGAGCCGCGAGGTGGAACTGGTGGACCTGGCCGGGCTGCGCCGCGTGTACGGCTTCGCCGGCCGCGTCATGGGTGATCTCTGA
- the urtD gene encoding urea ABC transporter ATP-binding protein UrtD, translating to MRITATGEFMLEPILDPNSDAGTSRDAIGLGQASGPGLNTRHGTILTLEDISVSFDGFKALNDLNLYIGVGELRCIIGPNGAGKTTLMDVITGKTRPTTGKAWFGETLDLTHMSEVQIAQAGIGRKFQKPTVFEALSVFENLELAQKTDKSVWASLRARLTGEQRDRIAEVLETIRLSASVDRPAGLLSHGQKQFLEIGMLLVQDPQLLLLDEPVAGMTDAETEFTAELFKTLAGKHSLMVVEHDMGFVGSIADHVTVLHQGSVLAEGSLETVQADERVIEVYLGR from the coding sequence ATGAGAATCACCGCCACCGGCGAGTTCATGCTCGAACCGATCCTCGACCCCAACAGCGACGCCGGCACCAGCCGCGACGCGATCGGCCTGGGCCAGGCCAGCGGTCCGGGGTTGAACACCCGACACGGGACGATTCTGACCCTGGAAGACATCAGCGTCAGCTTCGACGGCTTCAAGGCGCTCAACGACCTCAACCTGTACATCGGCGTCGGTGAGCTACGCTGCATCATCGGCCCCAACGGTGCCGGCAAGACCACGCTGATGGACGTGATCACCGGCAAGACCCGACCCACCACGGGCAAGGCCTGGTTCGGCGAAACCCTGGACCTGACCCACATGAGCGAGGTGCAGATCGCCCAGGCCGGCATCGGCCGCAAGTTCCAGAAGCCGACCGTGTTCGAAGCCTTGAGCGTGTTCGAGAACCTGGAGCTGGCGCAGAAGACCGACAAGTCGGTCTGGGCCAGCCTGCGCGCGCGGCTGACCGGCGAGCAGCGCGACCGCATCGCCGAAGTGCTGGAAACCATTCGCCTGAGCGCGTCGGTCGATCGCCCGGCCGGTCTGTTGTCCCACGGCCAGAAGCAGTTTCTGGAGATCGGCATGCTGCTGGTGCAAGACCCGCAATTACTGCTGCTCGATGAACCGGTGGCAGGCATGACCGATGCCGAAACCGAATTCACCGCCGAGCTGTTCAAGACCCTGGCCGGCAAGCATTCGTTGATGGTGGTGGAGCATGACATGGGCTTCGTCGGCTCGATTGCCGACCATGTCACCGTGCTGCATCAGGGCAGCGTGCTGGCTGAAGGTTCGCTCGAGACGGTGCAGGCCGATGAGCGAGTGATCGAGGTTTATCTGGGGCGTTGA
- a CDS encoding urease accessory protein UreD — translation MNLPVTSLPYTPSWHARLELGYARFGDSTRPTLRRHLGPLRVQKHLYAEGPEVCQHIIVHPPGGIAGGDRLDISAQVQANAWAQLTTPGAAKWYRALSPAYQSTELHVAAGATLEWLPQETIIYSAAQAELDTRIHLQGDARLFYWDIVAVGRPAAAERFDQGHFQSRLEIRRDGELIWHERQRIVGDDGLLESAVGLGGKPVFATLLVTGEIDPALLERCRTLTTRVRGDLSQLPGLLVARCLADEALHARDWLIQLWTLLRPALLGREALAPRIWST, via the coding sequence ATGAATCTACCTGTCACTTCCCTGCCCTACACACCCAGCTGGCACGCCCGGCTGGAGCTGGGCTACGCTCGGTTCGGCGACAGCACGCGGCCGACCCTGCGCCGCCACCTGGGCCCCTTGCGGGTGCAGAAGCATCTGTACGCCGAAGGGCCCGAAGTATGCCAGCACATCATCGTGCATCCGCCGGGGGGTATCGCCGGCGGCGATCGGCTGGACATCAGCGCACAGGTTCAGGCCAACGCCTGGGCGCAGTTGACCACGCCCGGCGCGGCCAAATGGTACCGCGCGCTCAGTCCAGCCTATCAAAGCACCGAGCTGCACGTGGCCGCTGGCGCCACCCTTGAATGGCTGCCCCAGGAAACCATCATCTACAGTGCCGCCCAGGCCGAACTGGATACCCGTATCCATCTGCAAGGCGATGCCCGGCTGTTCTATTGGGACATCGTCGCCGTGGGTCGTCCGGCGGCGGCCGAGCGCTTCGACCAGGGGCATTTCCAGTCGCGCCTGGAGATCCGTCGCGACGGCGAGCTGATCTGGCACGAGCGCCAGCGCATCGTCGGCGACGACGGCCTGCTCGAATCGGCCGTGGGCCTGGGCGGCAAGCCGGTGTTCGCCACCTTGCTGGTGACCGGCGAGATCGACCCGGCCCTGCTCGAACGCTGCCGGACGCTGACAACCCGCGTACGCGGCGACCTGAGCCAGTTGCCAGGACTGCTGGTGGCGCGCTGTCTGGCCGACGAGGCGCTGCATGCGCGCGACTGGCTGATCCAGCTGTGGACGCTGCTGCGCCCGGCCCTGCTGGGCCGCGAAGCGCTGGCGCCGCGGATCTGGAGCACCTGA
- a CDS encoding Hsp70 family protein codes for MKNASPARACGIDFGTSNSTVGWHRPGSETLIALEEGKITLPSVIFFNFEERRPVYGRLALHEYLEGYEGRLMRSLKSLLGSKLIKHDTSVLGTAMPFKDLLGLFIGELKQRAEANAGRAFDQVVLGRPVHFVDDDAAADQEAEDTLAEVAKKVGFKDVSFQFEPIAAAFDYESTIEREELVLIVDIGGGTSDFSLVRLAPERRGLDDRAEDILATGGVHIGGTDFDKQLSLQGVMPLFGYGSRMKSGAFMPTSHHMNLATWHTINSVYLQKSQLALGSMRYDIQDTDGIDRLFKLIEQKAGHWLAMEVEETKIQLTEAASRHVPLDRIESGLSVELTRALFEAAIDNLLERVRGSVGELLNKAGVGVEQVDTVFFTGGSSGIPALRNSVAAMLPNARHVEGNIFGSIGSGLAIEARKRYGTE; via the coding sequence ATGAAAAACGCATCCCCGGCCCGCGCCTGCGGCATCGACTTCGGCACCTCCAACTCCACTGTCGGCTGGCATCGCCCGGGCAGCGAGACGCTGATCGCGTTGGAAGAGGGCAAGATCACCCTGCCTTCGGTGATCTTCTTCAACTTCGAAGAGCGGCGTCCGGTGTACGGCCGCCTGGCCCTGCACGAATACCTGGAAGGCTATGAAGGCCGTCTGATGCGTTCGCTCAAGAGCCTGCTGGGCTCCAAGCTGATCAAGCACGACACCAGCGTGCTGGGCACGGCGATGCCGTTCAAGGACTTGCTCGGGCTGTTCATCGGCGAGCTCAAGCAGCGTGCCGAGGCCAACGCCGGTCGTGCGTTCGATCAGGTCGTGCTCGGCCGCCCGGTGCATTTCGTCGACGACGACGCGGCCGCCGACCAGGAAGCCGAAGACACCCTGGCCGAGGTGGCGAAAAAGGTCGGTTTCAAGGACGTGTCGTTCCAGTTCGAACCCATTGCGGCCGCCTTCGACTACGAGTCCACCATCGAACGTGAAGAGCTGGTGCTGATCGTCGACATTGGCGGTGGTACGTCCGACTTTTCCCTGGTGCGCCTGGCGCCAGAGCGCCGTGGGCTGGACGACCGTGCCGAAGACATCCTGGCCACCGGTGGCGTGCACATCGGCGGGACCGACTTCGACAAGCAGCTCAGCCTGCAAGGCGTCATGCCGCTGTTCGGCTATGGCAGCCGGATGAAGAGCGGCGCCTTCATGCCGACCAGCCACCACATGAACCTGGCCACCTGGCACACCATCAACTCGGTGTACCTGCAGAAGTCGCAACTGGCGCTGGGCAGCATGCGCTACGACATCCAGGACACCGACGGTATCGACCGCCTGTTCAAGCTGATCGAGCAGAAAGCCGGACACTGGCTGGCGATGGAAGTGGAAGAAACCAAGATCCAGCTGACCGAGGCGGCCAGTCGCCATGTGCCGCTGGACCGGATCGAGTCGGGCCTGAGCGTGGAGCTGACCCGGGCGCTGTTCGAGGCGGCCATCGACAACCTGCTCGAACGCGTGCGCGGCAGTGTCGGCGAATTGCTGAACAAGGCGGGTGTGGGCGTGGAACAGGTCGACACGGTGTTCTTCACCGGCGGTTCGAGCGGCATCCCGGCCCTGCGCAACAGCGTTGCGGCAATGCTGCCCAATGCGCGGCATGTGGAAGGCAACATCTTCGGCAGCATCGGCAGCGGCCTGGCCATCGAGGCGCGCAAGCGCTACGGCACGGAGTAA